Sequence from the Fervidobacterium sp. genome:
CAATCCTTGATTGGTAATTTCTAAATCTTTCACGTCCTTAGCGATATAATTTGAAAAGCTGTGAATTTCCTCTGACTTACTTAGCACATCAGCCGCTGCAACTTTTATAGACTGTACCAAATTTTTCAAACCTTGACGTGTTTTTTCGGCAGACGCAAATATATGTGCTATTTCGTTGTTTCCTTTGATAGCTATTTCCTTTGATAAATCGCCATTTGCAATAACTGAGAATGTTTTGTCCAATGTGTTTAAGTTTTTGAATATGTACATAATTACAGAAATTATTATCATAAACAAGAATCCCGAAAAAACTAAAAATAAAAAGAAGAAACTCCTTTGCACATTTGAGACGACGGAGGCATCAAAATCTCCAGCAAGCCAAGCGATTATTTTACCTTCTTGCTTGATGGGTATAGCAGCTGTTTGCAACCTTCCCCACTTTGGATCGCTGTACACAGATGTGTAAAACTCATTGCCAAGATTATATTGATCGAGAAAAGACTCTTCTTCTTCTCCCAATGCTGAAAATTCTTCAGAAGATGGATCCAGGCCATCGACAAGGTATGTGAGTTTATTTTTTTCAATCTTTATTGTATAAAGGTATTTAAAAGAACTTTTTTCGCGAGCTTTTCTAAGGTACGAATTCAACGCTTTGTACTCGTTTATCGAATCATCCATCGTATCTATAACTTTTTTCAAGGCGTCCAAATCCATGTTTGCAGCACATGCTCTTAAAAAATCAAGAGCAGATAAGCCAAGTATTTTTTCAGCTTGCCTTAAAGCTAAAAGGTTAACTAAAATCAACGAAACTGCCACTGCTGCTGAGAAAATAAGCAAGACAACAAACTTTATACTGACGTATTTATCTTTCTTCACTTTTACCCCTCCTAAACCTTATTTGATAGTAATACAATTTAATTATAATAACTTAAATCTTGTATGTCAATTTATATTACACATAGAAATTACACTTATGTAACAAACAGATAGAATTATCACTATTTAAAACTACTTGTGGTAATATATTTAGTAGAAATCATTGAAAATTTAATATTCTCCCCTGCAAAGGTGCGTTGGCTTAATAGGGAACTCCGGTGAAAGTCCGGGACGGTCAGGCCACCGTAAGTGGGGACGAAATCCACATAATGCCACTGGCGATAGCTGGGAAGGCGTGGAGAGTAGGACGATCCACAAGTCGGGAGACCTGCCTTTGTGGGATGCTTTTCCCAAAAACCATAGATTTTTGGGAAATTTTTCTTTTGAAAATTCACACAAGGAGGGGTTTATGTGAAGATTCACGAGTATGTTGCGAAGGGTATTTTAAGTAAAGAAGGATTCCGTGTCCCAAAAGGAGTTTTATTAACGAAAGATTACACCGTCAAGGAACTTGAAGAGGTAAAAAGATTAGGATTTCCACAAATACTTAAGTCCCAAGTACTTGTTGGTGGTCGGATGAAAGCAGGAGGTGTAAAAATCAGTAATTCATTTGATGAGACAAAGAAATTATTGAATGAGTTGCTCAACAAACCAATAAAGGGTGAATTACCCGAATGTGTCTTGATAGAGGAGTTAATTGAACACGATGAAGAATGGTACTTCTCTTTATCAATTGACAGAAACGCAAGAGATTTTCTATACATTTTTTCAAAATTTGGAGGAATAAACATTGAAGAATTTTCAAAAGAAAATCCAGATAGAGTATTCAAGACCAATAGTATACAGAGTCTTCCTGAAGAAATTAGAGAAACAGCAGAAAGACTGACAGATGTGTTCATAAAATATGATTTAACACTTTTAGAAATTAATCCTATAGGCTTTTCTAAAGGGAGACTTTATCTATTAGACGCAGTTTTTCATCTCGATGATAGTGCAGTTTTTAGACAGCACTGGGTTATTGAAAAAACTACTGAGAAAATAATTAAGCTTCATGGGGACATAGGTGTAATTGGATGTGGCGCTGGTATTGTGATGGCAACTATAGATGTACTTAAAGAATTTGGATTCGAACCTGCAAACTTTTGTGACATAGGGGGTGGTGCTGATAGAGAGGAACTTCAAAATGCTTTAGATGAGTTAAGAAAGTATTCAGATATTATTGTTCTAAATATTTTTGGTGGAATAACCGATTGTTTAGAGATCGCCGAGGGAATAAAGCATTTTCATTTGAAGTTTCCAAATGTAAAACTTATTGTCAGACTTACTGGTAATAATGAAGAAATTGCCAGAGAAGTTTTAAGGTCACTAAACATTACTTGTGTAGGTGATATGGAAGAACTGATAAATCAGTTGAAAAACTTTGATACAAAGAGAGGGAAGGACTATGTTTTGGAAAGACAGTAAAATCTGTGTTTACGGAATTACCGGTAGATACGGAAGGTATCATACAAAAAAGATGAAAGACTATGGTAC
This genomic interval carries:
- a CDS encoding methyl-accepting chemotaxis protein — protein: MKKDKYVSIKFVVLLIFSAAVAVSLILVNLLALRQAEKILGLSALDFLRACAANMDLDALKKVIDTMDDSINEYKALNSYLRKAREKSSFKYLYTIKIEKNKLTYLVDGLDPSSEEFSALGEEEESFLDQYNLGNEFYTSVYSDPKWGRLQTAAIPIKQEGKIIAWLAGDFDASVVSNVQRSFFFLFLVFSGFLFMIIISVIMYIFKNLNTLDKTFSVIANGDLSKEIAIKGNNEIAHIFASAEKTRQGLKNLVQSIKVAAADVLSKSEEIHSFSNYIAKDVKDLEITNQGLYQFIESLHASIEELSASSEQFNASLATLTSEVESISKSTVQVTSATETGKKSLQGAVSSSSFVIDSIRNFEISVKSLQEKTNNIQSVLSEISTIAEQTNLLALNAAIEAARAGEVGRGFAVVADEIRKLAEQSKEATKRISNILLEITNAVGVVSKNSEDGIKKVEELNINIKQASEKYREIDELVNKVMERISNLLALSEEEKAIFSQFVSTVESVVSSSGLLVNMAKNIEKMVEQTSKNSESISKQSESLKVAVDVLDEKQKIFKL
- a CDS encoding succinate--CoA ligase → MKIHEYVAKGILSKEGFRVPKGVLLTKDYTVKELEEVKRLGFPQILKSQVLVGGRMKAGGVKISNSFDETKKLLNELLNKPIKGELPECVLIEELIEHDEEWYFSLSIDRNARDFLYIFSKFGGINIEEFSKENPDRVFKTNSIQSLPEEIRETAERLTDVFIKYDLTLLEINPIGFSKGRLYLLDAVFHLDDSAVFRQHWVIEKTTEKIIKLHGDIGVIGCGAGIVMATIDVLKEFGFEPANFCDIGGGADREELQNALDELRKYSDIIVLNIFGGITDCLEIAEGIKHFHLKFPNVKLIVRLTGNNEEIAREVLRSLNITCVGDMEELINQLKNFDTKRGKDYVLERQ